In a genomic window of Helianthus annuus cultivar XRQ/B chromosome 10, HanXRQr2.0-SUNRISE, whole genome shotgun sequence:
- the LOC110880982 gene encoding zinc finger MYM-type protein 1 yields the protein MSSSGPSSGPRHPRVTRQEQRDKRLAAMVAKQVAKTVSQIMSELYENISKSSEESRTEAPKATLKLLSASNSSRNMPPKYKHLSGCQKRKRRKIEEEKRRSQEGAIRKFFQKEPQSSNVEKDEVNDNVNANVDKNDVDANMDEDDVDANVDKDDVDANVYEDKVDANVDEDEVDANVDEDEVDANVDEDEVDANVDEDDVDANVDEDDVDANVDANVNPNIDIFDPRNWDGLNHNMINDLVKKGPKRDLNMSKGPVDKHGRRFSTSMYTRILPNRETYWKHATRLKDHEVSVEHLKNMKQWFEMRQMLDCNTTIDKVAYEQFKKERDYWKKVILRIIQLVKFLAKHGLAFRGSNEKLFQKGNGNFLGLVEMLEEFDPIMKEHVRRIMNDETHIHYLGHNIQNELIVLLADKVKAEIIKKIKQAKYYSIILDCTPDTSHQEQMSIIVRYVNDTTIEESFLGFLIVDDTTGKGLFDVTVKELKSLGLDINDMRGQGYDNGANMKGKHSGVQKRFLIENPRALYVACGCHSLNLALCDMANTCTKSRDFFGIIQRFYTIFANSTKRWQILKDNVKGLTLKSLSATRWESPVDSVKPIRTQLVDVRKALLRVRFTDNDAKIQSEAKSLAEKELGEFDFLVATVIWYEILTTVNVVSKKLQSKDMVLDNYREVGFDKAINEAKEIANEMGVDTVFPQKRLIFRKQQFDETSTGQEVLFSPEEDFRVNYFLCIVDQAIASLETRFEQYQQYEKVFGFLFPKKLRELTEKDLKSRCYGLQDALKFKDESDVDADELYEELKLFETFLPSHIVCPFDAFNSLKKIGFFPNALIAYRVLLTIPVTVASAERSFSKLKLLKTYLRSSMSQERLNGLAMISIENDILETMDYEDLIESFASRNARRAARFA from the exons atgtcgtcatctggaccaTCATCTGGACCCCGTCACCCACGAGTTACCCGCCAAGAACAGAGAGACAAACGTCTCGCCGCCATGGTCGCTAAGCAAGTAGCAAAGACTGTTTCTCAGATCATGAGTGAACTATACGAAAACATAAGCAAATCGTCCGAAGAGTCCAGGACCGAAGCTCCCAAGGCTACCCtaaagctgctttcagcttcaaacagttcaag aaaTATGCCTCCTAAATACAAACATTTGTCTGGTTGTCAAAAACGTAAAAGAAGGAAAATAGAGGAAGAAAAAAGAAGGTCTCAAGAAGGGGCAATACGCAAGTTCTTTCAAAAAGAACCACAAAGTTCTAATGTTGAGAAAGACGAAGTTAATGATAATGTGAATGCTAATGTGGATAAGAATGATGTTGATGCTAATatggatgaagatgatgttgatgCTAATGTGGATAAAGATGATGTTGATGCTAATGTTTATGAAGACAAGGTTGATGCTAATGTAGATGAAGACGAGGTTGATGCTAATGTAGATGAAGACGAGGTTGATGCTAATGTAGATGAAGACGAGGTTGATGCTAATGTAGATGAAGACGATGTTGACGCTAATGTAGATGAAGACGATGTTGATGCTAATGTGGATGCTAATGTTAATCCTAATATTGATATTTTTGATCCTAGAAATTGGGATGGACTTAATCATAACATGAtcaatgatttggttaagaaAGGTCCAAAACGAGATTTAAATATGAGTAAGGGTCCCGTTGATAAACATGGAAGACGATTTTCTACAAGCATGTATACTAGAATTCTACCGAATAGAGAGACTT ATTGGAAACATGCTACTAGACTTAAAGATCATGAAGTTAGCGTTGAACATTTGAAGAATATGAAACAATGGTTTGAAATGCGTCAAATGTTGGATTGCAACACAACAATTGACAAAGTAGCGTACGAGCAATTTAAGAAAGAAAGAGATTATTggaaaaaggtcattttaagGATCATTCAACTTGTGAAATTTCTTGCTAAACATGGTTTAGCATTTCGCGGATCAAATGAGAAGTTATTTCAAAAGGGTAATGGAAATTTTTTGGGATTGGTTGAGATGTTGGAAGAGTTTGACCCGATTATGAAAGAACATGTGCGACGTATCATGAATGATGAAACCCACATACATTATCTTGGACACAATATCCAAAACGAGTTAATAGTATTGTTAGCCGATAAAGTTAAAGCAGAAATCATCAAGAAAATAAAGCAAGCAAAGTACTATTCCATCATACTTGATTGCACACCCGACACAAGCCATCAAGAGCAAATGTCCATAATTGTGAGGTATGTTAATGATACCACCATTGAGGAatcttttttaggttttttaattGTTGATGATACCACTGGTAAAGGACTTTTTGATGTTACTGTTAAGGAATTAAAGTCTCTTGGTCTTGATATCAATGATATGCGAGGTCAAGGCTATGATAATGGAGCAAACATGAAAGGAAAACATAGTGGAGTTCAAAAGAGATTCTTAAttgaaaatcctagagctttatATGTTGCTTGTGGTTGTCATAGTCTTAATCTTGCATTGTGTGACATGGCTAACACGTGCACTAAGTCTAGAGATTTTTTTGGAATCATACAACGGTTTTATACCATCTTTGCCAATTCTACAAAAAGGTGGCAAATTTTGAAAGACAATGTTAAAGGATTGACTCTTAAGTCTTTGTCTGCCACTCGTTGGGAAAGTCCTGTAGATAGTGTTAAGCCTATTCGAACACAACTTGTAGATGTAAGAAAAGCTTTGCTTAGAGTTAGGTTTACTGACAATGATGCTAAAATTCAAAGCGAAGCTAAATCACTAGCAGAAAAAGAACTTGGTGAATTTGATTTTTTGGTAGCAACCGTCATTTGGTATGAAATATTAACAACGGTGAACGTGGTGAGCAAAAAGTTACAATCGAAGGATATGGTTCTTGAT AATTATAGAGAAGTAGGGTTCGATAAGGCGATTAATGAAGCTAAAGAAATTGCAAATGAAATGGGTGTTGATACGGTATTCCCTCAAAAACGTCTAATATTTAGGAAACAACAATTTGATGAGACTTCAACTGGACAAGAAGTTTTATTTTCACCCGAGGAGGATTTTAGAGTCAATTACTTTTTATGTATCGTGGACCAAGCGATTGCTTCTCTTGAAACAAGATTCGAACAATACCAACAATATGAAAAAGTATTTGGCTTTTTGTTTCCTAAAAAGTTGAGGGAACTTACTGAAAAAGATCTCAAGTCTCGTTGTTATGGTCTTCAAGATGCATTGAAGTTTAAAGACGAATCCgatgttgatgctgatgaactttaTGAGGAGTTGAAATTGTTTGAGACATTTTTACCTAGTCATATTGTTTGCCCTTTTGATGCTTTCAATAGTTTAAAGAAGATTGGTTTTTTTCCTAATGCATTAATTGCATATAGAGTGTTGTTGACCATTCCGGTAACAGTAGCATCGGCAGAAAGAAGCTTCTCaaagttgaagttgttgaagactTACTTACGATCGAGTATGTCCCAAGAAAGACTCAATGGCTTAGCAATGATATCTATTGAAAACGACATATTAGAGACTATGGATTACGAAGACTTGATCGAAAGCTTTGCTTCCAGAAACGCTAGGAGAGCCGCACGATTCGCTTAA